One part of the bacterium genome encodes these proteins:
- a CDS encoding type 4a pilus biogenesis protein PilO, producing the protein MAINTSDPKVQKALLVILLAGGLAYAWFTYMFQPRQEELATLEEQVKRVETDLATAQAIVQAADTAALRSELEKRARELELAEALLPREENLPRLLQEVTLEADRQGLKFALFEPKPPVQHELYQERPYQVTLRGGYHQTAAFLSNVAGLRQIVKPSALRIIREDNPEDDSGETVSASMLLTTYLMIPAPPAPKAAPKTEAKK; encoded by the coding sequence ATGGCGATCAACACCAGTGACCCGAAAGTCCAGAAAGCCCTGCTCGTGATCCTGCTGGCCGGCGGCCTGGCCTATGCCTGGTTCACCTACATGTTCCAGCCCAGGCAGGAGGAGCTCGCCACGCTGGAGGAGCAGGTGAAGCGGGTGGAGACCGACCTGGCCACGGCTCAGGCTATCGTGCAGGCCGCGGACACGGCCGCCCTGCGCTCCGAGCTGGAGAAACGCGCCCGCGAGCTTGAGCTGGCCGAGGCGCTCCTGCCGCGCGAGGAGAACCTTCCCCGCCTGCTGCAGGAGGTCACCCTGGAGGCCGACCGTCAGGGCCTCAAGTTCGCCCTGTTCGAGCCAAAGCCGCCGGTGCAGCACGAGCTTTATCAGGAGCGGCCCTACCAGGTGACCCTGCGCGGCGGCTACCATCAGACCGCCGCTTTCCTGTCGAACGTGGCCGGGCTGCGCCAGATAGTGAAGCCCTCCGCTCTGCGCATTATCCGGGAAGACAACCCCGAGGACGACTCCGGCGAGACAGTGAGCGCCTCGATGCTGCTGACCACTTACCTGATGATCC
- a CDS encoding PilN domain-containing protein, whose amino-acid sequence MIRINLLPPEKRKKLKKARPAAQKKSPTSGPRISLELKFNPLVLAAAALALLVTLGVAGGQLWLAHRQSALEARRTQARAELVRMNQVVMRIDELRATTREVTRKMDIILEVDRNRYLWPRLLDEISGALPQYAWLENVSETSPFPDMHLRIEGLTMNNLILGQLMERLDQSPLIGQVGLISSTERREGSFDTKYFILECACELNQAVDTTHVAAASR is encoded by the coding sequence ATGATACGGATCAACCTTCTACCGCCCGAAAAGCGGAAGAAACTGAAAAAGGCCCGGCCGGCCGCGCAAAAGAAAAGCCCCACCAGCGGGCCGCGGATCAGTCTGGAGCTGAAATTCAACCCCCTGGTGCTTGCGGCGGCGGCCCTGGCGCTGCTGGTCACCCTGGGCGTGGCCGGCGGGCAGTTATGGCTGGCGCACCGTCAGAGCGCGCTCGAGGCCCGTCGCACCCAGGCCCGCGCCGAGCTGGTGCGGATGAACCAGGTCGTGATGCGGATCGACGAGTTGCGGGCCACCACGCGCGAGGTCACGCGCAAGATGGACATCATCCTGGAGGTGGACCGCAACCGCTACCTCTGGCCCCGTCTGCTGGATGAGATCAGCGGCGCGCTGCCGCAATACGCCTGGCTGGAGAACGTCTCCGAGACCAGCCCCTTCCCCGACATGCACCTGCGGATCGAGGGGCTGACCATGAACAACCTGATCCTGGGCCAGTTGATGGAGCGCCTCGACCAATCGCCGCTTATCGGCCAGGTGGGGCTGATCAGCTCCACCGAGCGGCGCGAAGGCTCTTTCGACACCAAATATTTCATCCTCGAGTGCGCCTGCGAGCTGAACCAGGCGGTCGACACCACGCATGTGGCGGCCGCCTCCAGGTAG